TCCGAGGGGGAGACTGTTTTCCCCACGGGCACCCAAACGGACGACTCAACAAACAGCGCCGGCGTCACTACCAATCCTCAAGGCGAAACCATCATCCCTACCGGCACCCAGAGCGATGACTTCACCAACAGTGCTGGTTTCACTACCAACTCTGAAGGCGAGACTGTCTCCCCCACTGGAACTGCTACTGACACTTCCCTACCTCCTTCTTTCACTTCTCCCACAGGCTTTCCAAGCGACATTGGTACTTTTACTCTCTTTGGATGTGTTGGCTCTACTGCTGGTTTCCCTACCTTTGAGCTCGCGGACTCAAACGCATCCATGGACCTCAATGCCTGTGCCGCTCTCTGCAACAGACGTGCTTACTTTGGTGTCTATGATATGTAAGTCTAGTAGTACTTATTCTTCGAGGCATCGTTGCTAACATGTTTAGATCTTGCTACTGTGGTGATCAGATTGATCCTGATGATACCAGCCAGGTCAGTCTTGACCAGTGCGGTATCGAGTGTCCTGGAGACGATAGTCAGTTTTGCGGTGGTGAATCTCGCAGCGACAAGCTTCGCGCCCGACAGAACATCTCTAACAGACGACTTCTCACTGTCTATATCGCTGCCGAGGCTGGTGGTACTGTTACTGACTCTGTTACCCAAACCGTAACTGACCGGGAGACTGTCATTACGACATTCACCACCACCGTCACGGGCGCTACAGCCATAACCACCCAAGCTGTCACAACTACCCTGGTATGCCTTGCTGGCAAATGCTACTCTACCAGCTCTAGCGATGCTACTGTCTACGTCTTTGTTGAGATCAACGGCAGTGAGTGCGATGGCCAATGGGTATACATCTCTGAGCCCTGTGCTTGCGCTGGTGGCCAAAGATATGTTCCCCAGTTTTGCACAGGAGGTAGCTGCTCCAGCCTCAAGGTTCACAAGGCTGAAGAGTGTCATGATTGGTATAACTACAAGTCTTTCTTCGTGGCTTCGGATTGCGCGACTTGCGCCGAAGGCAAGTCTGTTTACTTGCCTTGGGAGAACTCTTGGGGTACACCTGATAACTGCAATGGTGATGTTCCTATTTGCAACGGATACGACTGTCCCAGCAAACCCAATGGTGGTGGATCTCGCAATGGTGGCTACCCTGGTCATAAGGGGAACTCGAATACCCCTCACGAAGGATTGAAAGGAGGTGCCAATGGATATTCTCACATAGTTTCCAACGGAGGTTCCAGCGACGGTTCGCAAGGTGGCTCAAACGGTGATTCCAGCTCGGGCTATCACGGAACTCCCAACGGAGGCTCTGATAACGGCTCTAACTCTGGCTCTAACGGCAGTCCCAGCGGTAGTTCCAATTCTGGCTCTCAAGGCTCTCACGATTCCAACGGTGGTTCCAAGGGTTCTGAGGCTGGAGGTCAGCCTAGCAATGTCCCTGTCGTTGTCAGCGGTGCAAGTAGGCAGACCACCAGTGCGTTTGGTCTCTTTGCTATTCTTGCAGCCTTTCTCTAAAGTTTAGCCTTTCGtctttaaattcttaataatctattcATATATTTCTGCTTCCAATCAAATATGGAGCAATGAACAACTGTTTGTTTGATATCTGACACATCTAACTTCTTATGAATGAAAAACACAATCTTAGTTCGTGTTAAATCCCATGTCTATCGTCTAATACGAAATTGAAACTGAATGATACCCTTCCAAGGAGACAAATGTCCTCTTTCTATCCTTTCAGCCCCTTCAATCATGGATCTTCTGGCACTCGATCTTGACCCTTTCCGCACTCAGTGTTGTCAAAAGTAAGATTTATGACGGTATTGACCTGGTTAGTTACCATAATAATAGATGCCCCATCTATGAGAATGTTTGCCTCGTTATATGAAGCCTGAGCATACCTCCCTGTCAGCAGGTTCTGGAAGCCGGCTGTTGCGCTTGATCCTTGCTCCGGCGTCGTATAATATTGGAATCTGAGCGAAAATGGTTCATCCCTTACAAAGTTGGCCTCGAAGTGATATATGCCAGGGCTGTCGACCTTGCCCAGGATGAACTCGATAACAAGTTCCTCACCAAAAATGCCCTCGAAGATTTCGTATACAATTGTATGTCCTTTGCTTCGGTCAAGGTACAGATCGTCCCAGTATGGTAGGAATGCTCGATTGACCTGGGTGTCCGTTGGAAGCTCAACATTCTCGTTATTACTATCTCCTGCATCGACAGTTATTACGCCATTCGTACTGATGTATAATGTATTTTCTCCAGTGCCTATAATACCCTGCTGACCTTATTAAAGCGCGATAGAGCTAATATTATTCTCTATTATttagtaatttttaaggtataaatcttaaagtatatatttaaaattaatttataaaaaaatataatttttaaatttaaatattaataaagatttaatttaaaaatatatattataatttataaaattaaaattataataattattataaaagcttttattattttttttaaaaattaattattaaatatttttttattaatattaataaaaatattatataaaataataaattttaaagtctttattaattttaattatatattaaattaaaaattatttataaaaaattaatttttataattaattttatttttataaaaaaaattaattaaaattatttaatattttttttattttaaaaataattttttattaatatttaaaattaaaatattataaatataaataataattaaattattatttttattatttttaattttaatatttttaattatataattaattattaaattaataaattaaaatttaaatctttattatataaaaaaaaaagcttttaaagttttataaagtaaaatataataataatattaatatattaaaaaataaaatattttaaataaaattattttttaatttttaaaataatttttaataaaaaaaataaattattaataatttataaaatatataataaaaataatattattaaaaaatttattaaattaaaatttattatattaaaaaatttattaaattaaaatttattatattaaaaattttataaaattaaaaaaaaaatattttttttaaaaaaaaaaagcttataattaatactatagcttttaatataataaaatttaatataatagtaatattatccTTATAGTTAatgttattattaaaaataggaGTCGGGTTAGCTAATGCCACTGTCGTCAGTAGATTTACACTATTGCACAAGGTGATCGACGTAACTGACAAAAGAGAGGTTTCCACTGTTGGAGGGGATGAGGACAAAGAAGAGATTGGGGAGTCTGAAGTCGCCGTTGTAACTATGCCTGTTGTTGATTGACCGGGACTTTGTGTAGGCTCCGATGACTGCGTTGTCTCGATCGTCCCGGGGGATGCGTCGCTAGAGTGTGACACCTGAGTAGATGCAGTTACGACGCCAATAATTGTCGAAGATGAGCCGAAACGAGATGTTACTGTCGGGAACGCAGTGCTTGTGGGCTTGGCAATCGTAGAAGATTGGTTCGGTTCGGTCGGAGTGGCATCATCAAGTCCGATGATCTGGCCATTCTGGCATTGTTCGACTGTAAAAGTTAGCACTGGACCTTTCTGGTGTTTGAGTCTGACTTACTTGGATAGACACGTATCGAGACTGGATCACATCCTGGCGGGCTTGATCCAAAAGTGATGTACACCTGACCGCTATCATCCCGGCAGAAGCCTGCGCCATTACCAGGTAACGAACTGCTGGAAAATGTGAGCAATCCATTCACAGTCGTGAATTCCCTGGTAATGGCGCCGTCGGGTGGTGGCCCTTGCCCACCGAACTGCTCATAGGGCTCGCCAGCATAATAAACAGGGTCTCCGTTGTCTAAGAGCTGTCCGTCTGCGAGGCTAAAGACAGCGGCGTTGGTACAAATCTCAACAGCGTCATTTCCACCAATGAATCGTCCCGGTGCTCTCTTGATGAAGCGCCGACTTTCATCGGTTGTAGGCGCGACAAAGAAGATAACATCTTGACCAGAGATGACTCCAGAGGTAGTGGCTGGAGATCCAATCGATGTCGCTGGGTCGGGCAGTAAAAGGCTACCGGACTCTGATGTCGGAACGGCAAAGTCCGACGATGTGAGCAGATTGACTGAAGTAGGCTCTTGGACTATATCAGAGGAATCGGGCTCGGATGGAAACGTGAATGGAGGCAAGGAAGTAGAATGATTGGTAAAGTACGGAGGCAAGATTCCTCGTGATGTTGGGAGGACTGCTGTTGGTAACACTCTCCCGGTGGTCGCGGCGTCGGCTGGAACCAGGTATGTTGAAAGGTACGTATAACAGATAACTCCGCCATCCAAATCGGATTCTCCAATGAGTTCGAGACCGGTGACACTTTGAAGAGTGCGACCGAGGGCGAGAAAGGGTTGCCACTTCATGTTAACACTTGGACCTCGGCATCTGGTAGGAAAGTAAATGCGGCGGTATAGATGGTTTTTATCAAACGTCAAGGGAGGTCTTTGATTCACCTGAATTTCTGGTGAATGACTCTACTGTTGACAAGAATAATGGAGGCGTGCGCCAACTCACGGACTTTGAGCCACCAACAGAATTAATGCAGCAATAAGTCTATGCCACCAACAGTTTACATACACACTCAATGACACCTTTTCTAATTCTGGTCGTAATGTCTCAATTTGTTCTGTCCCAGATCCATCCAGAATCTGGTCCAGCTGGCCACTTCAGCCTTGATCTGCAGGGCAGAGGTCAGGTTGGAACGTGGACTATCCCTTGCGTTAATAACCTGGACTTCCCTGTCAGTGGTTGGTAACTCTACTGCCGACTTTAGGTAATTGGCCCCCTCTCTTTGACAGAATAAAGGCAATGGATGAGACCCCGTATCCTCACTACCCTTGGCTGTGTACGAGAAATGCTCTTCTGTTTGCTTGTTTCGAAGTTCGTTGAGTTGTCGGTAATCATCAATACACATGTCACATCACAAGCACAATACATCTCGGAACATAAATAATGCTTCAGTATCGTGCACATGATAGTATTCACAACCTTGACATTCACAAGTCAGACCATCGCCCAGCCACTCGCCCTGTCAAGCTTCAGATCACAACGCACTATCCTTTCGAATCTGCAGCTCCTCCGACTCATCATGTCTTGTTAGCCCGGAGCACGAGCTCCTTATAGGCCCTAAGGCAGGCATCCAACTATTTTTCAGTTGTGCTAACCATTTCTTTGTACTCGATCCTCTTAGCCATCAAGTCCTTGAGACGTCCTAAAGCAGCCGCTCTATCGCTCTGTCGTCCTGTCACCTGATGATAAAGCAGTGTTCGGAACAGATACTTTCGTTGCAATTCTTAAGCATTTTCTAAAGCCTCTCGCGATCATTTTCGAGTTGGGCGTCGAGTGCGTCATTCATGTCAAAGGAGTTCTGTTGGTGGGACACCCTTTCGTGATTCGACGCGTCCCGACGCGTGCCTCGCTCTGAGCGAGTTGCCAACACCAAGAGCTCTTAAATGCATTTCTGCAACTGATCTACGACGCGTTTATTCTTAACAGGCGATCAATTGATTCCATTGCCAGAGCAGTGTTTCCGTATGCGTGTGAGATGGTCTCTGGATAGATGTGGCGTTCAGTAAACAATGCAATACCAAGACTATGATTGTTCAGCCACCACGAGATGCCAAGCTTCTTGGATGACGTTACATCCGCGTTCTACATAGGGATCACTAAAAGGGCTGTCTCACGACGTTGATTGGACAGAGGTCGATGTGGAGGTTGATCTACGGAGTAGAACAGACACATAACCTATACCTGACATGTTTAAATTCTTCCTGCCCTCAGTTCATCGTCATGCATTCAATTATTGGATATCGAGATCAAATTCTAATCACCTTAAGAAAGACAAATTCATTTAATGGAATTACTGGATAACATTGGATTCTTATTGAATAACGAGGGAGGCTTCGTTATCTCATCACCATGAAGTTTAGCTCTATGATGACCAATTCGACCATTACATGTCAAACTCCAGCACAATTTTTCGTAAAATAGCCATGAGTGTTATTTTTAGAGTTAATTACAACTATTCAAGATGAagcaagagaaaagagaaactGTTTAAAATCTGTGCGGCCTAAACGAAACGATCATATCCGACAACAACCTCATTTCAAATAACCCTGCGAATGCTCCGTATATCATCATCTGTTAAGCAATACAAGTTTCTCAATGACACCCCAACTCCTGAGTTTAATTCAATCGAACCACGGTATCATGGGCAAGAATAACTCAAGAGATGGAAAAAAACCGAGTCAAACAATTATCACCGTCTGCTATTTCCTTGGCTGTAAGAATCGCGTTTGAGTCAAGGTCAGAGACGCGTTTCATAGGACCTCcaaataataaactagtgGGTCTTGACACCCATGTCAAATTGGCGTGGTGCTGAACAGAAACGCGTGGGTTTCATCCCAGCATAACCTGACAGAATATGATAGCAGTCACGACACTTTAGCAATTCTGTTCACTGTCAACCCTAGATCTGACAGGGCTGTTCGGATCAAGATGCTTCCTGTTTCCAGATGGTACATTGTAACATTGACCGGAATCTGAAGACATCATTTTATGGGTAACCCCTGGTAACATCTTGAAGAAGTCGAATATAAAGACAATTGAATTCCCTTCAACTACCACTCTCTTCATCCAaccatcagcatcatcatcgaaTCTTTCCTATCTCCTTGattccttctcttcttttgctCTGCGAGCTTGTTTTTACAACCTTCTTTATTTCATTTAATTACTCTCATTAAAGACTGCCGGCCAGTCCAACTCAGACCTACCTAGTCTTTTTTCCTCAAAACATAACAACCACTCATTCGCAAAGATGAAGTTCTCCGCTGCTTGTCTCGCCCTTTCCGTCGGTGTTGCTACCGCTTCACCTGTCTTCCGCATGCCCAGCTTCGCCAAGCATGCCACCCGCAGCAAGACCATTCGCAAGCGTCAGGTTCCTCAGGAGCACTCCCACGACTTTGTCCtcaccatcaccaaggaGTTTCTCGATCTTGATAACCCCAAGGAGATTGCCGATCCTGTCTTTGGTCTTCTGGGTGATGCTGCCGCCGAGGAGGGTGCTGGTCAAGTCACAAACTTGGCTTGTCTGAAGCAGGAGACAGCTGATCAGGCTTTCACCAACGCCAAGGCTCTTGGTGACCTTCGTGGTATGGCTGCTTCGCTACTCTTCCAGGCTATTGAGCGCAACACCGCCGGTGTTGGTATCGCCAGTGCTCTTTGCACAGATGCTGCTGTCAACCCTGAGATTGCGGCTCTTACTCAACATCAGGATGCTGCTGGTGAGGGTGCTGAGGCTGTTAACAAGGCCGTCACCCTTGAGCTGGCCAGACAGTTGGCTGCTATCGGTGCTGACCCCAACCTGGCTCTTCTCAGTGGCACTTTTGCCCCTGGAGATGTAAGTACAACCTATCTCACAGTCTAATGCCTGTCACTCACATTTTCTACAGCTCAACGATGCTACTGGTGCTGGAAACTCCTGCGATACCGAGGAGCCTGATCTTGGATGTATCTTCTCTGAAGGtctccttgttcttgatgcttCCGAGGATGAGATTTCCTCCGCTGTCGCCGACGTAGCCCAGACTTTCACTGGCACCGGTGGTATCTTTGCCACTGAGCTGGTTGATCTGGCTTCTTTCTCTGTTGCTGCCAACACCGAGGTTGCTGATCTCGCCACCATTGTCGGCGGCGCTGCAGCGACTGATGCTGCCGCCACTGATGATGCTGCTACTGCTACCGAGGATGCTGCCGCCACTGCCACTGACGATGCTGCTACCGAGAccgctgctgctgatgatACCGCTGCTGCCACCGAGACTGCTGCTACCGAGACTGCGACCGCTACTGGCGGTGCTGGAAAGGGATGCCGTGTCAAGCCAACCGACACTGCTGCAGGCGCCACCAAGACTGCCGGTACAACCATCACCACTGCCATCAGACCCGGTGCTACTGATGCTGGCCGTGGTCGTGGCGGTAACCGTGACGACGATCGTGACGACGACCGTGATGATGATCGCGATGATGACAGCGATGACgagggtgatgatgatgaccgACGGGGCCGTGGTGGTAACAACCGCGCAGACCGTGCTCAAGAGGGTGCTCGTGCCAGACTTGGTGACGGTATCAGCCTCCCTCTTCTTCAGGATATCTAGATAGACAGACTAGCTGTTTAATCCATCTTCTTTTGTGTTTTTAATTGGTTTTGAAGATCATCAGTTTCAATTATCTCTAGTGTAATGTTGTAAACCCCAAACTCCATATCATGCTGTTTGTAGTTGGTGTATTCTGGTTGCGCAACCGTCTTAGATTGGTGAAGATCCGGCTGCTCTTACACCCTGCGTATCAGTTCTGTCTCATGCCTTGATCAAGTGGCCCCTTTGCTGCAGTAGTTCATCATCTCAGATTACTTGGATGGTCAGGCCAATGGAATTGTGGGATACATCACCGTGTGACAGCCCCCAAGCTCTAATGAACCGGACTTGACCTCTGAGTCCTACATCCACGGACGAAAAGGCCTCCTGTATTCTCCCCAGTTCGTCATCACACCATACTCAGCCTCGTCCCATGCACGCATTTGATTTAAGGTGTGGACTAAATCTGACATCCACTCAGCATCAGTCCGTTCCTGCTTACCCGTCGGCAGCTAATTGAAGTCCCAGATAGTATGACTTCTCACATGTCTGACCTCAGCGACGATTCTTGTGACCAAGCCAAGACAATACGTATCACGTCACTCACTCTTTCGAGCCAAATACTCGAGCTGATTGAGGACAGAGAGGTAATGAACTGAGCTGAATAGTAGAGTAAAGAATCAAGGTATAATATCACCAACCATTGTGTTGAATTTTAtcatattaaaagctatagtattaattataagctttttcctttcttccctAGAATCttctttagttttttaactttataagattcttaatataataaattttaatttaataaactttttaataatattatttttattaaatattttataaattattaataatttattttctttaactattaaaaattattttaaaaattaaaaaataattttatttaaaatattttactttttaatatattaataatatatttcttttaaatattataaaaagcttttaaagcttttttttttttatataataaagatttaaattttaatttattaatttaataattaattatataattaaaagtattataattaaaaataataaaaataataatttaattattatttatattaataatattttaattttaaatattaataaaaatattatattaaaagtaaataaagctattaaataattttattaaatttttttttaaaaaataaaattaattataaaaattaaatttttataaataattctttaatttaatatataattaaaattaataaagactttaaagtttattattttatataataattttattaatattaatattaatattaataaaaaaataattaataattaatttttaaaaaaaataaaagtttttataataattattataattttaattttataaattataatatatacttttaaattaaatctatattaatatttaagtttaaaaactatatttttttataaattaattttatatatatactttaggacttataccttaaaaatcacttaataaaaaagatattactAGAGCAGAAAACATAAAAGGCCCAATGCAGCCATTAAGtacctttatttaaaaatctcTCTCATCACTCCATTGGCATATTACTTTACTCAGTCTCTACCAACATGGCTAGCAGTCCAAAGACCAGCTTCATGCGCGCTGTTCAGTGGGAGGGTGAACTTCGCCATATGTCTGTCAACATCATCCCAAGACCTAAGCTTGTCGATCCAGAAGATGCAGTGGTGTGtcacagaccaagaccggacctgcctaccctagagctacaagtgggttagatcacgtggcgatacgttatcgctgagactttagttcaccgactagatagatcctgaacgtagctcctcgagctacgtcttgtcaatagtcTGATccgcctgcagtgcctatccgtagcaatagatcccgttccgcctgaagcgttccccgttcacctgtattcccgagaccagcccgtgacactacgtagctcctaccGTTTGGACGCCGAACGCAATGACCGCTAGACCGCTTCCTCCGTTCCTGCCAGATGGCGCAGACTCCTTCCGAGCCCACGCCcccgagcatctcgacgACTGGTTCGAGTACTTCAAAAGTGTCTACacctacgccgaggaagcccagaaccgtatctCTCACCTCGAGGACCAGCTCCAAGCCGACCAAGAGAAAATCCAGGATCGAGAGCATACCCTCCAGCGGATCGCTAAAGAGCGCGACGCTGTACAAATCCAACTCGAATATGTTGAGCAACAGACCAAGAGAaccttgaaagagaaagatgacgcCCTCTTTGAAGCCCGCCTGGCCGAACGGCGTGCCCTCGACGCCGCCCGCCCTACCGTACCTATGCCCCGCGAgacccccgagactagcaTACCAGCTGAGCTTCTTACAGCGGCTCCTGTGGGAACGACTTCTCCGCCTCCTTCCCGATCTGCCGAATCAgccagtcttaccgaacgactacccgaccctgacaagtttgaaggTGACCGAACCGACTTgcgccgtttcgtctcccagatacactccaAACTAAAAGCCAACTatgaccgattcccgacacgccttgCCCGAATGTCTTATGTAACTGGCCGACTCAAGGGACGAGCTTATGCTCAGGTTTTACCGCATATTAAAGCCGGGGAATGTCAACTCCctgactaccaggatattatcaaCTTACTAGAACGCGcctttggagacccgaaccgtaTTAATAATGCCCGTGCCGAACTGTTCCGCCTCCGTCAAGCCCACAAAGATTTCAgtaccttcttcgccgaatTCCAACGCCTTGCACTAGAGGGAGAAATGTCGGAAGAAGCCCTCCCCACCCTACTAGAGCAAGCcgtctcccgagaactacgcgggATG
This Fusarium poae strain DAOMC 252244 chromosome 3, whole genome shotgun sequence DNA region includes the following protein-coding sequences:
- a CDS encoding hypothetical protein (SECRETED:SignalP(1-17)) → MKFSAACLALSVGVATASPVFRMPSFAKHATRSKTIRKRQVPQEHSHDFVLTITKEFLDLDNPKEIADPVFGLLGDAAAEEGAGQVTNLACLKQETADQAFTNAKALGDLRGMAASLLFQAIERNTAGVGIASALCTDAAVNPEIAALTQHQDAAGEGAEAVNKAVTLELARQLAAIGADPNLALLSGTFAPGDLNDATGAGNSCDTEEPDLGCIFSEGLLVLDASEDEISSAVADVAQTFTGTGGIFATELVDLASFSVAANTEVADLATIVGGAAATDAAATDDAATATEDAAATATDDAATETAAADDTAAATETAATETATATGGAGKGCRVKPTDTAAGATKTAGTTITTAIRPGATDAGRGRGGNRDDDRDDDRDDDRDDDSDDEGDDDDRRGRGGNNRADRAQEGARARLGDGISLPLLQDI